The following proteins are co-located in the Granulicella pectinivorans genome:
- a CDS encoding GAF domain-containing sensor histidine kinase, which yields MSVVYQTKKGGATPPLSEETRLAALDAYSILDSLPEQGYDDITALASFICGTPISLVSLVASDRQWFKSKLGLGVSETPRNQSFCACTIPTAQPLIVEDARLDPRFANNPLVLGDPNIRFYAGAPIIAPGGHILGTVCVIDTQPRTLTDAQLKALESLARQVMALLELRRTIEANARAAETMRTVEKLAVVGRLASAVAHEINNPLQSMTNLLHLAGSAPTEPLKDVYLAQTLDELARVSHTIRQTLRFHRQSESPVPTRLGELVESVLELFRVRLEQCRIAVNVSDRQKRTLLCYRADMHQVIANLVSNAFDALAASPSPRIEVRIRDTVSPSTGTAGIRLIVADNGTGMDALTQSRLFEPFHSTKAPRGTGLGLWVSKGVLDKHHAALSIQTSQSPTRHGTVFSIFLPFAD from the coding sequence ATGTCTGTCGTCTATCAAACAAAAAAAGGAGGCGCCACCCCACCCCTCTCCGAAGAGACTCGCCTCGCCGCACTCGACGCGTACTCTATCCTGGATTCCCTCCCCGAGCAGGGTTACGACGACATCACCGCACTTGCCTCGTTCATCTGCGGCACACCGATCTCTCTCGTCTCGCTCGTCGCCAGCGACCGTCAGTGGTTCAAATCAAAGCTTGGACTCGGCGTCAGCGAGACACCGCGCAATCAGAGCTTCTGCGCCTGCACTATTCCCACCGCGCAACCCCTCATCGTGGAAGACGCCCGTCTCGATCCGCGTTTCGCGAACAATCCCCTCGTCCTCGGCGACCCCAACATCCGCTTCTACGCCGGAGCCCCCATCATCGCGCCCGGCGGCCACATCCTTGGCACGGTCTGCGTCATCGACACCCAACCCCGCACCCTCACGGACGCCCAGCTCAAGGCACTGGAGTCCCTCGCCCGCCAGGTCATGGCCTTGCTCGAGCTCCGCCGGACCATTGAAGCTAACGCCCGCGCCGCCGAGACCATGCGCACAGTCGAAAAGCTCGCTGTCGTCGGACGCCTCGCCTCGGCCGTCGCCCACGAGATTAATAATCCGCTTCAGTCCATGACGAACCTGCTGCACCTCGCCGGTTCCGCCCCCACCGAGCCACTCAAAGATGTCTACCTCGCCCAGACCCTCGACGAACTGGCCCGCGTCTCCCACACCATCCGCCAGACCCTGCGCTTCCATCGTCAATCCGAGAGCCCCGTACCAACGCGCCTCGGGGAACTCGTCGAATCGGTTCTTGAGCTCTTCCGCGTGCGCCTCGAACAGTGCAGGATCGCAGTCAACGTAAGCGACCGTCAGAAACGCACGCTGCTCTGCTACCGCGCCGACATGCATCAGGTCATCGCGAATCTGGTCAGCAACGCCTTCGACGCCCTTGCTGCATCACCGTCTCCACGCATCGAGGTCCGCATCCGCGACACCGTCTCCCCGAGCACCGGAACAGCAGGCATTCGTCTCATCGTCGCCGACAACGGAACGGGCATGGACGCACTCACGCAGTCGCGCCTCTTCGAGCCCTTCCACTCCACCAAAGCCCCACGCGGCACCGGCCTCGGTCTATGGGTCAGTAAGGGTGTTTTGGATAAGCACCACGCCGCCCTCAGCATCCAAACAAGCCAGTCACCCACCCGCCACGGAACCGTCTTTTCCATCTTTCTGCCGTTCGCCGACTAG
- the ftsY gene encoding signal recognition particle-docking protein FtsY, with the protein MAFNLFGKRDKTPTSLFHSGESVPEPEPEETAPEKRGFLDRMRSAVARTRTTLNDRMGAVLALTRAVDESSLEDLEAVLLTTDIGTTTTAEILETLRQRAMRQGIESGAELKTLLRAELKAVLDRVAVPVRHPASPPEVIMMVGVNGTGKTTTTGKLAQLLTSQGRSVLLCAADTFRAAAIEQLEVWATRSGVPLIKTRQGGDPSAALYDACAAAKARGSQVLIVDTAGRLHTKTDLMKELDKMRRTAEKLVPGAPHQTLLVMDATTGQNGLTQARLFTEAAHVTGIVLTKLDGTAKGGIVLAIATELKLPVVYAGTGEKIEDLIPFDSESFIDSLLD; encoded by the coding sequence ATGGCCTTCAACCTCTTCGGCAAACGCGATAAGACCCCCACCTCCCTCTTCCACTCCGGCGAATCTGTACCCGAGCCCGAACCAGAGGAGACAGCCCCCGAAAAGCGCGGCTTCCTCGACCGCATGCGCTCCGCGGTCGCCCGCACCCGCACCACGCTCAACGACCGCATGGGAGCCGTCCTCGCGCTCACCCGCGCCGTCGACGAGAGCTCCCTCGAAGACCTCGAGGCCGTCCTGCTCACCACCGACATCGGCACCACCACCACTGCCGAAATCCTCGAAACCCTCCGTCAACGCGCCATGCGCCAGGGCATCGAGTCCGGTGCCGAGCTCAAGACGCTCCTCCGCGCCGAGCTCAAGGCCGTCCTCGACCGCGTCGCCGTCCCTGTCCGTCATCCCGCCAGCCCACCCGAAGTCATCATGATGGTCGGCGTCAACGGCACCGGCAAAACGACCACCACCGGCAAACTCGCACAACTCCTCACCAGCCAGGGCCGCAGCGTCCTGCTCTGCGCCGCCGACACCTTCCGCGCCGCAGCCATCGAGCAGCTCGAAGTCTGGGCCACCCGCTCCGGCGTCCCCCTCATCAAGACCCGCCAGGGCGGCGATCCCTCCGCCGCGCTCTACGATGCCTGCGCCGCGGCCAAGGCCCGCGGATCCCAGGTCCTCATCGTGGACACAGCAGGTCGCCTCCACACCAAGACCGACCTCATGAAGGAACTCGACAAGATGCGCCGCACCGCCGAAAAGCTGGTCCCCGGCGCGCCTCACCAGACGCTCCTCGTCATGGACGCCACCACCGGCCAGAACGGCCTCACCCAGGCCCGCCTCTTCACCGAAGCAGCCCACGTCACCGGCATCGTCCTCACCAAGCTCGACGGCACAGCCAAGGGCGGCATCGTCCTCGCCATCGCCACCGAACTCAAACTTCCCGTCGTCTACGCCGGCACCGGCGAAAAGATCGAAGACCTCATCCCCTTCGACTCCGAATCCTTCATCGACTCACTCCTCGACTAA
- a CDS encoding RebB family R body protein, with amino-acid sequence MDSQTPPEPVVDQGVAEAQAVPDFSALYALAGQKAIQAAALQSLANALSLTLHNAVAEQQHGQMLRMAFTSAAARAILDGKRTEAEELLHLAKSSLVSPDLSDIMNQIKTYLDTIAQQMAPANA; translated from the coding sequence ATGGATTCTCAGACTCCTCCCGAGCCGGTCGTCGATCAGGGAGTTGCGGAGGCACAGGCCGTTCCGGACTTCAGCGCCTTGTATGCCCTGGCAGGGCAGAAAGCGATCCAGGCGGCGGCCTTGCAGTCGCTCGCGAATGCTCTCTCTCTTACTCTTCACAATGCTGTCGCGGAGCAACAACATGGCCAGATGCTTCGCATGGCTTTTACTTCGGCCGCAGCCAGAGCCATTCTCGATGGCAAGCGTACCGAAGCGGAAGAGTTGCTCCATCTTGCGAAATCGTCCCTTGTCTCTCCAGACCTGTCCGACATTATGAACCAGATCAAGACGTATCTCGACACGATCGCTCAGCAGATGGCGCCTGCCAACGCCTGA
- a CDS encoding RebB family R body protein: protein MAFPTAVNDQITDSITQSGVETLASAPAMALAALYQATAQALANAAHNATTAQQQNNITAQAATVMGVATLYSVDTASTGSSTSDILNAGTKGL, encoded by the coding sequence ATGGCATTCCCTACTGCAGTTAACGATCAGATTACCGACTCCATCACCCAGTCCGGCGTTGAAACGCTGGCGTCCGCGCCCGCGATGGCCCTGGCCGCTCTTTATCAGGCCACGGCCCAGGCGCTTGCCAATGCAGCGCACAATGCTACGACCGCTCAGCAGCAGAACAATATCACGGCACAGGCTGCCACGGTGATGGGCGTCGCCACGCTGTACTCCGTCGACACAGCCAGCACGGGGAGCTCGACGTCCGACATCCTCAACGCAGGCACGAAAGGACTTTAA
- a CDS encoding RebB family R body protein translates to MAFPTAVNSQITDSVTQSGVKVVGDSPAVALANLYQATAQALANAAQNATMTQQQLNTVAQAANVQGIATLYSLDTATTGVATKKVLGS, encoded by the coding sequence ATGGCATTTCCCACCGCAGTCAACAGTCAGATCACCGACTCCGTTACCCAGTCCGGCGTTAAAGTTGTTGGCGACTCGCCCGCCGTCGCTCTGGCCAACCTCTACCAGGCGACAGCTCAGGCGCTGGCAAATGCCGCACAGAATGCCACGATGACACAGCAGCAGTTGAACACCGTGGCCCAGGCGGCTAACGTGCAGGGGATAGCGACTCTTTACTCGCTGGACACTGCCACCACAGGAGTCGCCACCAAGAAAGTTCTGGGCAGCTAA
- a CDS encoding RebB family R body protein, with the protein MAFPTSVNNQITDAVTQAGVKVIGDAPALALAFFYQATAQAMANAAHNATSAQQNAQILAQAVTAACVASLNAPSVVEKPAS; encoded by the coding sequence ATGGCATTTCCCACCTCAGTCAACAACCAGATTACCGACGCTGTTACGCAGGCTGGCGTTAAGGTCATTGGCGATGCTCCAGCGCTGGCTCTGGCTTTTTTTTACCAGGCGACGGCGCAGGCCATGGCTAACGCGGCCCACAACGCGACGTCGGCGCAGCAAAATGCGCAGATCCTGGCGCAGGCGGTGACCGCTGCCTGTGTCGCCTCTCTCAACGCTCCTTCCGTGGTGGAGAAGCCTGCTTCTTAG
- the ribD gene encoding bifunctional diaminohydroxyphosphoribosylaminopyrimidine deaminase/5-amino-6-(5-phosphoribosylamino)uracil reductase RibD, producing the protein MPLLEAHLDHLPFMQRALDLASAASGLASPNPVVGCVLVRQGKIIGEGAHVYEKFDHAEIVALKDAAARGMNPEGATAYVTLEPCSHHGRTGPCADALILAGVGHVVVATQDPNPLVAGRGIAKLRNAGIDVTVGPLCAEARALNDTFAHYITTHRPFVTLKAALSVDGKLAPPPGRRFPNQPFWLTGPLARLDVQRLRHASDAILTGIGTVLADDPSLADRSKLPRRRPLLRIVLDSKLRLPIDSRLVHTIEDDLLVLCNEDAPTHRADNLRFAGAQVQAIPTHDGLLSLNAVLDILAERNLTSLLLECGSALNGAFLKQDLVDKCVLFYTETELGPAGLDFATGIASPFLFQERLTRTSREPFQNTNKVDMRLTGYIHDPWSLQRPVR; encoded by the coding sequence ATGCCGCTCTTGGAAGCCCATCTCGATCATCTCCCCTTCATGCAGCGAGCCCTCGACCTCGCCTCTGCGGCCTCCGGCCTCGCCTCCCCAAACCCCGTCGTCGGCTGCGTCCTCGTCCGCCAGGGGAAGATCATCGGCGAGGGTGCCCACGTCTACGAAAAGTTCGACCACGCCGAGATCGTAGCCCTCAAAGACGCGGCAGCCCGCGGAATGAACCCCGAAGGCGCCACCGCCTACGTCACCCTCGAGCCCTGCTCCCACCATGGACGCACCGGCCCCTGCGCCGACGCGCTCATCCTCGCCGGTGTCGGCCACGTCGTCGTCGCCACCCAGGACCCCAACCCGCTCGTCGCCGGACGAGGAATCGCCAAGCTCCGCAACGCCGGCATCGACGTCACCGTCGGCCCCCTCTGCGCCGAAGCCCGCGCCCTCAACGACACCTTCGCCCACTACATCACCACCCACCGCCCCTTCGTCACCCTCAAGGCCGCCCTCTCCGTCGACGGCAAACTCGCGCCGCCTCCCGGCCGCCGCTTCCCCAACCAGCCCTTCTGGCTCACCGGCCCCCTCGCACGCCTCGACGTCCAGCGATTGCGACACGCCTCCGACGCCATCCTCACCGGCATCGGCACCGTGCTCGCCGACGACCCCTCTCTCGCCGACCGCTCCAAACTCCCACGCCGCCGACCGCTCCTGCGCATCGTCCTCGACTCCAAGCTCCGTCTCCCCATCGACTCGCGGCTCGTCCACACCATCGAAGACGATCTCCTCGTCCTCTGCAACGAGGACGCCCCCACCCACCGCGCCGACAACCTCCGCTTCGCCGGAGCCCAGGTCCAGGCCATTCCGACCCACGATGGCCTCCTCAGCCTCAACGCCGTCCTCGACATCCTCGCCGAGCGCAACCTCACAAGCCTCCTGCTCGAATGCGGCTCAGCCCTCAACGGAGCCTTCCTCAAGCAGGACCTCGTCGACAAGTGCGTTCTCTTCTATACCGAAACCGAGCTCGGTCCGGCAGGCCTGGACTTCGCCACCGGCATCGCCTCGCCCTTCCTTTTCCAGGAGCGGCTCACCCGCACCTCTCGCGAGCCCTTCCAGAACACCAACAAGGTCGACATGCGTCTGACCGGCTACATCCACGATCCTTGGTCTCTGCAACGCCCGGTGCGCTAA
- a CDS encoding riboflavin synthase: MFTGLIEATGKVLAVTPTPGATRITVAAPTLAPRLNTGDSIAVSGVCLTALSITDTEFSADLAAETIARTTLSNLTPGSTVNLELPTPAGSPLGGHVVQGHVDGTATLLSLTPITPDAPTTDWRLTLQLPPQLVQYVVPQGSITVEGISLTVASIVGHEVQIAIIPHTYLATSLRTYAPGTPLNIEVDVLSKYAERARPAHYELTESYLLANGY, translated from the coding sequence ATGTTTACCGGACTCATCGAAGCCACAGGCAAGGTTCTCGCCGTCACCCCGACCCCGGGTGCCACCCGCATCACCGTCGCCGCCCCCACGCTCGCTCCACGCCTCAACACCGGCGATTCGATCGCAGTCTCAGGCGTTTGCCTCACCGCCCTTTCCATCACGGACACCGAGTTCTCAGCCGATCTCGCCGCCGAGACCATCGCCCGCACCACCCTCTCGAACCTCACTCCCGGCAGCACGGTGAACCTTGAGCTCCCCACCCCCGCCGGCTCGCCCCTCGGAGGCCACGTCGTCCAGGGCCACGTCGACGGCACCGCCACACTCCTCAGCCTCACCCCCATCACCCCCGACGCACCCACCACCGACTGGCGCCTCACGCTGCAGCTCCCCCCGCAACTCGTCCAGTACGTCGTCCCCCAAGGCTCCATCACCGTCGAGGGCATCTCCCTCACGGTCGCTTCCATCGTCGGCCACGAAGTCCAGATCGCGATCATCCCTCATACCTATCTCGCGACCAGCCTCCGCACCTACGCCCCCGGAACCCCGTTGAACATCGAGGTCGACGTCCTCTCCAAGTACGCCGAGCGCGCCAGGCCCGCCCACTACGAACTCACCGAGTCCTACCTCCTGGCCAACGGCTACTAA
- a CDS encoding dienelactone hydrolase family protein, with translation MPILRRKPRLNRPSPLSRLTGTIATTRQRSLDRIRASQAAIRRNRLAFYTLLIAGVTILCLTAWPFTKAHLQAMTVLQLVSGQPVSKPLSAIVAEPVVTEELTVPTPEGPIRARLYVPVKHPNAPALVVLHGVHHLGMDEPRLMSFATAMASCGLRVLTPELPNIKDYRVDSTSIRVIGDTTRWFAQRTGGPVGVMGLSFSGGLSLLAAANPDFHSAFKFVFAVGSQGSMARVFSFYSTNTDLRPDGTTERLTAHEYGPLVLEYDYLEDFVSPRDLAPIRAVLKAHLYEDKPAEVAALKNLTPAQTLIALHLMDATSPETRANLARARAHHTAEMEGLSPGPRLRTLTTPVYLLHGAADNIIPSAETLWMASELEHQHLQAALVSPVLSHLDFGETKPSAMDTWRLIHFFALVMHAAEQK, from the coding sequence ATGCCGATCCTGCGCCGGAAGCCCCGTCTCAATCGCCCGAGCCCTCTCTCCCGTCTTACGGGAACCATAGCCACCACCCGCCAGCGTTCCCTCGACCGCATCCGCGCCTCCCAGGCCGCCATCCGCCGCAACCGCCTCGCCTTCTACACGCTTCTGATCGCCGGCGTCACCATCCTCTGCCTCACCGCGTGGCCCTTCACCAAAGCCCACCTCCAGGCCATGACGGTCCTCCAGCTCGTCTCCGGCCAACCCGTCTCGAAGCCCCTCTCCGCCATCGTCGCCGAGCCCGTCGTCACCGAAGAACTCACGGTCCCCACGCCCGAAGGCCCCATTCGCGCGCGACTCTACGTCCCCGTCAAACACCCCAATGCCCCCGCGCTCGTCGTCCTCCACGGCGTCCACCACCTCGGTATGGACGAGCCCCGCCTCATGAGCTTCGCCACCGCCATGGCCTCCTGCGGCCTCCGCGTCCTTACCCCAGAGCTCCCCAACATCAAGGACTACCGCGTCGACTCCACCTCCATCCGCGTCATCGGCGACACCACCCGCTGGTTCGCACAGCGCACCGGTGGCCCCGTCGGCGTCATGGGCCTGTCCTTTTCAGGAGGCCTCTCCCTCCTCGCCGCCGCCAACCCCGACTTCCACTCCGCCTTCAAGTTCGTCTTCGCCGTCGGCTCCCAGGGCTCCATGGCCCGTGTCTTCAGCTTCTACTCCACCAACACCGACCTCCGCCCCGACGGCACGACCGAGCGCCTGACCGCCCACGAGTACGGCCCACTCGTCCTCGAATACGACTACCTCGAAGACTTCGTCTCCCCCCGGGATCTCGCCCCCATCCGAGCCGTCCTCAAAGCCCATCTCTACGAAGACAAACCCGCCGAAGTGGCCGCTCTCAAGAACCTCACCCCCGCCCAGACCCTCATCGCCCTTCACCTCATGGACGCAACTTCACCCGAAACCCGCGCCAATCTCGCTCGCGCCCGCGCCCACCACACCGCCGAGATGGAAGGCCTCTCCCCCGGCCCGCGCCTCCGCACCCTCACCACCCCCGTCTACCTCCTCCACGGAGCCGCCGACAACATCATCCCCTCGGCCGAAACCCTGTGGATGGCCTCCGAGCTCGAACACCAGCACCTGCAAGCCGCGCTCGTCAGCCCAGTCCTCTCCCACCTCGACTTCGGCGAAACAAAGCCCAGCGCCATGGACACCTGGCGCCTCATCCACTTCTTCGCCCTCGTCATGCACGCCGCCGAACAAAAATAG
- a CDS encoding Nif3-like dinuclear metal center hexameric protein — MTMRGLWLVAVLLVSAGSVAAQEMTAADALVKVRARYPADVGAGTVDTVKAGDPSTKVTGVATTFLDTLDVLREANRRGLNLVITHEPTFYNHLDQTTLLTNDPVYKEKLAFIEEHHMVVFRLHDAIHRVPPDAIAMGLVERLGWKAYLRKPDEPYFVTIPPISLVDLAKELQKKLGAETMRVVGEPSLRVTKIGIAPGSAGMPRQVMALERDDVEVLIAGEASEWETVEYVRDASSEGRKKALILLGHEPSEEDGMEQCAKDLRGVFPGLKVEHLVAGNAMWTPDKPVAVKK, encoded by the coding sequence ATGACGATGCGTGGTCTGTGGCTGGTTGCGGTTTTGCTGGTGAGTGCGGGGAGTGTGGCGGCGCAGGAGATGACGGCGGCGGATGCGCTGGTGAAGGTGCGGGCGCGGTATCCGGCCGATGTGGGCGCGGGTACGGTGGATACGGTGAAGGCGGGGGATCCGTCCACGAAGGTGACGGGCGTGGCGACGACGTTTCTGGATACTCTCGATGTGCTGCGTGAGGCCAACAGGCGTGGGTTGAATCTGGTGATTACGCATGAGCCTACGTTCTACAACCACCTGGACCAGACGACGCTGTTGACGAATGACCCGGTTTACAAGGAGAAGCTGGCGTTTATCGAGGAGCACCATATGGTGGTTTTCCGGCTGCACGATGCGATCCATCGGGTGCCTCCGGATGCGATTGCGATGGGGCTTGTGGAGCGGCTTGGGTGGAAGGCTTACCTGCGCAAGCCGGATGAGCCTTACTTCGTGACGATTCCTCCGATCTCGCTGGTTGATCTGGCGAAGGAGTTACAGAAGAAGCTTGGGGCGGAAACGATGCGGGTGGTGGGCGAACCTTCGTTGCGGGTCACGAAGATCGGCATTGCACCGGGCTCCGCGGGGATGCCTCGGCAGGTGATGGCGCTGGAGCGGGATGATGTCGAGGTGCTGATCGCCGGGGAGGCTTCGGAGTGGGAGACGGTGGAGTATGTGCGGGATGCGAGCTCCGAAGGACGGAAGAAGGCGCTGATTCTGCTGGGGCATGAGCCTTCGGAAGAGGATGGGATGGAGCAGTGCGCGAAGGATCTGCGGGGCGTGTTTCCGGGGCTGAAGGTGGAACATCTTGTGGCGGGCAATGCGATGTGGACGCCGGATAAACCTGTGGCGGTGAAGAAGTAA